One stretch of Ipomoea triloba cultivar NCNSP0323 chromosome 8, ASM357664v1 DNA includes these proteins:
- the LOC116028046 gene encoding chaperone protein dnaJ 15-like — translation MGGSKIEGSSALSVRRDPYEVLGVTKDSSDQEIKTAYRKLALKYHPDKNADNPEASELFKEVAYSYGILSDPEKRRRYDMAGFEALDVDGMDMEVDLSNLGTVNTVFAALFSKLGVPIKTTISANVLEEALNGTVTIRPLPIGTSFSAKVEKQSAHFFGITISEEQAVSGIVVRVTSAAQSKFKLLYFEQDINGGYGLALQEDSEKAGKVTSAGMYFLHFLVYRMDSTVNALAMAKDPEAAFFKRLEGLQPCEISELKSGTHIFAVYGDNFFKPATYTIEALCAKTYEDTTCKLKDIEAQILSKRNELRQFETEYRKALARFQEVTNRYSQEKQSVEELLKQRDTIHSSFTITRAVANVGGNGSGLFSNGSSSRPPGEDFKAESPEDGSSESKKKKWFNLNLKGSDKKLG, via the exons ATGGGTGGCTCGAAAATCGAGGGGTCGTCAGCCCTATCGGTGCGGAGAGATCCCTATGAGGTTTTGGGTGTTACGAAGGATTCTTCCGATCAAGAGATAAAAACAGCTTACAGAAAACTTGCTCTCAA GTATCATCCTGATAAAAATGCTGACAATCCTGAAGCTTCAGAACTTTTCAAGGAGGTTGCATATTCGTATGGCATTTTATCTGATCCTGAGAAAAGGAGGCGATATGATATGGCTGGATTTGAG gcTCTAGATGTGGATGGAATGGATATGGAAGTTGATTTGTCCAACCTTGGAACTGTTAACACAGTGTTTGCAGCTTTATTCAG CAAGTTGGGAGTCCCTATTAAGACTACCATTTCCGCTAATGTTCTTGAGGAGGCTTTAAATGGAACTGTCACAATCAGGCCTCTTCCAATTGGAACATCATTTAGTGCAAAG GTCGAGAAGCAAAGTGCTCATTTTTTTGGTATAACAATTAGCGAGGAACAAGCTGTTTCAGGGATAGTAGTTAGAGTAACCTCAGCTGCTCAAAGCAAATTTAAG CTACTTTATTTTGAGCAAGATATAAATGGAGGTTATGGGCTGGCCTTGCAG GAAGATAGTGAAAAAGCAGGGAAGGTGACATCAGCAGGGATGTATTTCTTGCATTTTCTGGTTTATAGAATGGATTCAACAGTAAATGCG TTAGCAATGGCCAAGGATCCGGAAGCTGCTTTTTTCAAAAGGCTGGAAGGCCTTCAACCTTGTGAAATCTCAGAGCTAAAGTCTGGCACTCATATTTTTGCTGTTTATG GGGATAACTTCTTTAAACCTGCAACGTACACAATTGAGGCTCTTTGTGCCAAGACATATGAGGATACAACATGTAAGCTGAAGGATATTGAGGCTCAGATTCTAAGCAAGAGAAATGAGCTTCGACAGTTTGAGACAGAGTATAGAAAG GCTTTAGCACGTTTCCAGGAAGTCACCAACAGATACAGCCAGGAGAAGCAGTCA GTTGAGGAACTTCTTAAACAACGAGACACCATCCATTCTTCCTTCACCATCACAAGGGCAGTTGCTAATGTTGGTGGTAATGGGAGTGGACTTTTCAGTAATGGAAGTAGCAGTAGACCTCCTGGCGAAGATTTTAAGGCGGAGAGTCCAGAAGATGGAAGTTCAGAGTccaagaagaaaaaatggttcAATCTTAACCTCAAAGGATCTGATAAAAAACTTGGTTAA
- the LOC116026956 gene encoding uncharacterized protein LOC116026956, with translation MDEANSDPNCPRIPVTKEEKERLRRPWQHTLIVKVLGRKVSYSYLKQRLQKMWKPESSFDLIAIDQDFYLAKFEAFQDYEFAKYEGPWIIMGHYLTVQQWVPNFFPHKNKLDKLLVWVRFPAVPIEYFDDDFLKKIGKYIGRPIKVDTTTSLVSIGKFARVCVELDLTKPLLSKFTLGGEVIPIEYEGIQMVCFQCGIFGHKKEQCGLVNQETGKETNDPGTEQAQMAESSTNASPNAVRQEPISVRIRKENIGSWMLVARKERRGQQRGGNWNNGLPNAGQNRTQTYNEVDGGLGSNSRFAVFEGLNEVEDNGPNDYRGPRITDLDTRRPLPRIRTNQNNQTKEGQRLAPQNAPPRQYIAQERGAPRGRGGRGSAPRRAAAEPEHTVVRGFNKGKQITTTRIQHPNDLPESSDRMEDDYQLLGEPPDIPKLFVPRPEDQDTTMVDNVGRLDQGFSEGRDRMCP, from the coding sequence ATGGATGAGGCAAATTCCGACCCAAATTGCCCAAGGATTCCGGTGACCAAAGAGGAGAAAGAACGCCTCAGGCGCCCATGGCAACATACCCTCATCGTTAAGGTTCTTGGACGCAAGGTTAGCTATTCCTACCTTAAGCAAAGGCTCCAGAAGATGTGGAAGCCGGAATCAAGTTTTGACCTAATTGCAATTGATCAAGATTTTTACTTAGCGAAATTTGAGGCATTCCAAGATTATGAATTTGCGAAGTATGAAGGTCCTTGGATCATCATGGGTCATTATCTAACTGTACAACAATGGGTGCCGAATTTCTTCCCCCATAAGAACAAATTGGATAAACTGTTGGTCTGGGTAAGATTTCCTGCGGTTCCTATAGAGTACTTTGATGACgactttttgaagaaaataggGAAATACATAGGGCGACCGATCAAGGTCGACACCACTACAAGCCTGGTTTCAATTGGCAAATTTGCTAGAGTTTGCGTGGAGTTGGATTTAACAAAACCGTTATTGTCAAAATTCACATTGGGTGGCGAGGTTATCCCAATTGAATACGAGGGAATCCAGATGGTATGTTTTCAGTGTGGCATATTTGGCCataagaaggaacaatgtgggTTGGTGAACCAGGAAACAGGCAAGGAGACAAATGACCCAGGTACAGAGCAAGCCCAAATGGCAGAGAGTTCAACAAATGCAAGTCCGAATGCAGTACGACAAGAGCCTATCTCAGTTCGAATTCGGAAGGAAAATATTGGGTCATGGATGCTAGTAGCCAGGAAAGAAAGACGAGGACAACAGAGGGGAGGTAACTGGAATAATGGTCTGCCGAACGCCGGTCAGAACCGAACACAGACATACAACGAAGTTGATGGAGGACTAGGATCGAACTCCCGATTTGCAGTTTTTGAAGGCTTGAATGAGGTCGAGGACAATGGCCCCAATGACTACAGAGGACCCAGGATTACTGATCTTGATACCCGAAGGCCACTCCCGAGGATCCGTACAAACCAGaacaaccaaacgaaggaaggTCAAAGATTAGCACCTCAGAATGCCCCACCCAGACAATATATTGCGCAAGAGCGTGGTGCACCTAGAGGAAGAGGGGGAAGAGGATCGGCACCAAGACGAGCAGCGGCCGAGCCCGAGCATACGGTAGTCAGAGGCTTTAACAAAGGGAAACAGATCACAACCACAAGGATCCAACACCCGAACGACCTGCCTGAATCATCTGATAGAATGGAAGATGACTATCAGCTGCTAGGAGAACCCCCCGACATCCCCAAACTTTTTGTACCTAGACCGGAGGACCAAGATACTACAATGGTGGATAATGTTGGTCGTTTGGACCAAGGGTTTTCGGAGGGGCGTGATCGCATGTGCCCTTGA
- the LOC116026955 gene encoding uncharacterized protein LOC116026955, translating into MICLSWNCQGAASTAFRRTLKQLCRDHSPDIVCLFEPKVLGAHANSICISFGFENWVRVEVVGFSGGIWIFWKPSVSLEILRTHPQFISLQVYEQHSPPWTLSMVYGSPNRLLRKKLFSDLTANSPGTQPSWLVCGDFNSVISREEVNNPDCFNNARCADFKEWIFQEGLVDLGFEGTKFTWMRGINSDSFRAARLDRALSSVEWRLNFPNAIVNHLPMINSDHSPLLISCIPRHEFNGERKFKFNMAWTTHVDFQRCVKEAWVTDMELKANIRPSINV; encoded by the coding sequence ATGATTTGTTTATCCTGGAATTGTCAAGGGGCGGCATCAACAGCTTTTCGCCGTACCCTTAAACAACTATGTAGAGATCATTCTCCGGATATTGTGTGTTTGTTTGAACCGAAAGTGTTAGGAGCCCACGCTAATAGCATATGCATTAGCTTTGGCTTTGAAAATTGGGTCCGAGTGGAGGTTGTTGGCTTCTCCGGAGGCATATGGATCTTCTGGAAGCCATCAGTAAGTTTGGAGATCTTAAGGACTCACCCTCAATTCATTTCTTTGCAGGTATATGAGCAGCATTCACCGCCATGGACGTTATCAATGGTGTATGGGAGCCCCAATAGGCTCCTCcgcaaaaaattattttctgatCTAACTGCAAATAGCCCCGGAACACAGCCGAGCTGGTTAGTATGTGGAGATTTCAATTCAGTGATTAGCAGGGAGGAAGTTAACAATCCAGACTGTTTTAATAACGCAAGATGTGCAGACTTCAAGGAATGGATTTTTCAGGAAGGGCTGGTGGACCTAGGTTTTGAGGGAACTAAGTTCACATGGATGAGAGGTATAAACTCCGATTCCTTCAGAGCAGCAAGACTTGATAGAGCATTAAGCAGTGTGGAATGGAGACTCAACTTCCCAAATGCTATCGTGAATCACTTACCAATGATAAATTCTGACCATTCGCCACTTCTCATCTCCTGCATCCCAAGGCACGAGTTTAATGGAGAGAGGAAGTTCAAATTCAATATGGCATGGACCACCCATGTCGATTTCCAAAGGTGTGTGAAAGAAGCATGGGTAACTGATATGGAACTAAAGGCAAACATTAGACCCTCTATCAATGTGTGA